One part of the Truepera radiovictrix DSM 17093 genome encodes these proteins:
- a CDS encoding response regulator transcription factor has product MWVFSDVRLLQRGLIELVTHLGFTAHAIHTPEVEVALWHLKRTAPPFPPPPPLPTLALFSGTEDDVIRLLQRGYRGYLSPQDDDAQLFKALQALRRGEIWASRELLTRTIGSLSTPQLTEREREVLGLLAQGLSNRAIGERLGISERTVKTHVANLFDKFGVRTRLELAAQVQP; this is encoded by the coding sequence GTGTGGGTGTTTTCGGACGTGCGGCTGCTGCAACGCGGTCTTATCGAGCTCGTTACGCACCTCGGTTTCACCGCCCACGCGATCCACACGCCGGAGGTCGAGGTCGCTCTGTGGCACCTGAAGCGCACCGCGCCGCCCTTTCCGCCCCCGCCACCCCTGCCCACCCTGGCGCTCTTTTCTGGGACCGAAGACGACGTCATCCGGCTGCTGCAGCGCGGCTACCGCGGTTACCTCAGCCCTCAAGACGACGACGCGCAGCTCTTTAAAGCGCTGCAGGCGCTCCGCCGGGGCGAGATCTGGGCGAGCCGCGAGCTCTTGACGCGCACCATCGGGAGCCTCAGCACCCCGCAGCTCACCGAGCGCGAGCGCGAAGTTCTCGGGCTGCTCGCGCAAGGGCTCAGCAACCGCGCGATCGGCGAGCGGCTCGGTATCTCCGAGCGGACGGTTAAGACCCACGTCGCTAACTTGTTCGACAAGTTCGGCGTCCGCACCCGCCTCGAGCTCGCCGCGCAGGTGCAACCCTAG
- a CDS encoding PQQ-dependent sugar dehydrogenase, with amino-acid sequence MTLPGGVSVTLSAGFLAAPAEVSVTRAAVPEPLPATFAAAYAAEAIAPGVTVRFPSRALGDAGGLAVRVPATVPKLEGEERLLAEVQLFLGDGTQHFFFQPYARVEGPFTQPAEGSDTVTLSAAQLRPTGALREAAVRVHVRPVRLSSPLAPLSLPQGFALEEVVSGLNQGVAFAFAPDGRAFIAEKGGVVRVAEQGVLRREPFIDLSAQVNHYQARGLLGFALHPRFPQHPYAYVLYTYDPPELQGRTGMAAPDNAGARVARLVRVTADAARGYAVAVPGSERVLLGTNSTAATIGNPAARNSSVLSCGPLGRPLEDCIPSDEISHTVGGLRFGRDGMLYVSIGDGSNFLKVDPAALRAQELDSLAGKLLRIDPETGLGLPDNPFFDGNPKSNRSRVLSYGLRNPFRFTLHPQTGEPFIGDVGWNTWEEVNVGGGRNFGWPCFEGGNGRALQQGGYRALGQCAALYGSAQATAPALYAYLHGSGSSSVQVGEFYTGTRYPESYRGALFINDFNQGRIRTLHFGPRGEVARVTEFATEPGVVQMGMGPGGELYLLNIYDGKLKRLRYTAPAAAPLRAVASGAPLQGPAPLTVALSSAGSSGQGGLTYLWDFGNGERSEQPHPSVTFAEPGRYRVTLWVSDEGGDAARTTLEVRVGNAPPTATILSPAPGARYQVGRPVAFSGRGSDPEDGALPGGALSWTLNTYHNDHVHTDSLPPTTGETGAFVPEDHGDNTSLELCLTARDRHGESARSCVRLLPETVRYTLDTVPTGLELPWEGVMRQTPFTVSTIVGATQQLVAPERQGRYAFSHWSDGGAAIHDVRVGATPRRFVATYRRSQRLRLTALCRDRWRVVNLSADAVPYRWRVTRSGQAGSGTVRPHESLTLRIPAGTSTVAFYAGGGFHSTLRPSLERCR; translated from the coding sequence TTGACGCTCCCGGGTGGGGTGTCGGTCACGCTTAGCGCGGGCTTTTTGGCGGCACCCGCCGAGGTGAGTGTGACGCGTGCGGCGGTGCCCGAGCCCCTCCCCGCCACGTTCGCCGCGGCGTACGCGGCGGAGGCGATCGCCCCCGGGGTCACCGTCCGCTTTCCGAGCCGCGCGCTCGGCGACGCGGGGGGGCTCGCCGTGCGGGTGCCGGCGACCGTGCCCAAGCTAGAGGGCGAGGAGCGCCTGCTCGCCGAGGTGCAGCTCTTTTTGGGGGACGGCACCCAGCACTTTTTCTTTCAACCCTACGCGCGCGTCGAGGGACCCTTTACCCAGCCCGCCGAGGGGAGCGATACGGTGACCCTGAGCGCGGCGCAGCTTCGGCCGACGGGCGCGCTGCGGGAGGCCGCGGTGCGGGTGCACGTGCGCCCGGTGCGGCTCTCGAGCCCGCTTGCGCCCCTCTCGCTGCCGCAGGGTTTTGCGTTAGAGGAGGTTGTGAGCGGCCTCAACCAGGGTGTAGCGTTCGCCTTCGCCCCCGACGGGCGCGCGTTTATCGCCGAGAAGGGCGGGGTCGTGCGGGTCGCCGAACAGGGCGTTTTGCGCCGCGAACCCTTTATCGACCTCTCCGCACAGGTCAACCACTACCAGGCGCGGGGCCTTTTGGGGTTTGCGCTGCACCCGCGCTTTCCGCAACACCCCTACGCCTATGTGCTCTACACCTACGACCCGCCGGAGCTGCAGGGGCGGACGGGGATGGCGGCGCCCGACAACGCGGGCGCGCGCGTCGCGCGCCTCGTGCGGGTCACCGCCGACGCGGCGCGAGGCTACGCCGTCGCCGTGCCGGGGAGCGAGCGGGTCTTGCTCGGTACAAATAGCACCGCCGCGACGATCGGCAACCCGGCTGCGCGTAACAGCAGCGTGCTCTCGTGCGGCCCCTTGGGACGCCCCCTCGAGGACTGCATCCCGAGCGACGAGATCTCACACACCGTCGGGGGGTTGCGCTTCGGCCGTGACGGCATGCTCTACGTCAGCATCGGCGACGGCAGCAACTTTCTCAAGGTCGACCCCGCCGCCTTGCGCGCGCAGGAGCTGGACAGCTTGGCGGGCAAGCTGCTGCGGATCGACCCGGAGACGGGGCTCGGGCTCCCCGACAACCCCTTTTTCGACGGCAACCCCAAAAGCAACCGCTCGAGGGTGCTGAGCTACGGCCTGCGCAACCCGTTTCGCTTCACCCTACACCCGCAGACGGGCGAACCGTTTATCGGCGATGTGGGGTGGAACACCTGGGAAGAGGTCAACGTCGGCGGGGGGCGCAACTTCGGGTGGCCCTGCTTCGAAGGGGGGAACGGGCGGGCGTTGCAGCAGGGGGGCTACCGCGCGCTGGGGCAGTGCGCGGCGCTCTACGGGAGCGCCCAGGCCACCGCGCCAGCGCTCTACGCCTACCTCCACGGGTCGGGCTCGAGCTCGGTGCAAGTCGGCGAGTTCTATACCGGGACGCGCTACCCGGAGAGCTACCGCGGCGCGCTCTTTATCAACGACTTTAACCAGGGGCGGATCCGCACCCTGCACTTCGGCCCCCGTGGCGAGGTCGCTCGCGTCACGGAGTTCGCCACCGAACCCGGGGTGGTGCAGATGGGGATGGGGCCGGGGGGGGAGCTCTATCTGCTCAACATCTACGACGGCAAGCTCAAGCGCCTGCGTTACACCGCGCCGGCGGCGGCGCCGCTGCGGGCGGTCGCGAGCGGCGCGCCGCTGCAGGGTCCTGCGCCCCTGACAGTAGCGTTGTCGAGCGCGGGCTCGAGCGGTCAGGGGGGGCTCACCTACCTGTGGGATTTCGGCAACGGCGAGCGCTCGGAGCAGCCGCACCCCAGCGTGACCTTCGCCGAGCCGGGCCGCTACCGCGTCACCCTGTGGGTGAGCGACGAGGGTGGCGACGCGGCGCGGACGACGCTCGAGGTGCGCGTCGGCAACGCGCCGCCGACCGCGACGATCCTCTCGCCCGCGCCCGGCGCGCGCTACCAGGTGGGGCGGCCGGTGGCCTTTAGCGGCCGTGGGAGCGACCCAGAGGACGGCGCGCTGCCGGGGGGGGCCCTCTCATGGACGCTCAACACCTACCACAACGACCACGTCCACACCGACAGCCTGCCCCCCACAACGGGCGAGACGGGGGCTTTTGTCCCCGAAGACCACGGCGACAACACCTCGTTGGAGCTCTGCTTGACGGCGCGCGACCGCCACGGCGAGAGCGCCAGGTCGTGCGTGCGGCTCCTGCCGGAGACCGTGCGCTACACCCTCGATACCGTGCCGACGGGGCTCGAGCTGCCCTGGGAGGGGGTCATGCGCCAAACGCCCTTTACGGTCAGCACCATCGTGGGCGCCACGCAGCAGCTGGTGGCCCCCGAGCGGCAGGGGCGCTACGCCTTTAGCCACTGGTCCGATGGCGGCGCGGCGATCCACGACGTCCGCGTCGGCGCCACCCCGAGGCGCTTTGTCGCCACCTACCGCCGCAGCCAACGCCTGCGGCTCACCGCCCTCTGCCGCGACCGCTGGCGCGTGGTCAACCTCTCGGCCGACGCGGTGCCGTACCGCTGGCGGGTGACGCGCAGCGGTCAGGCGGGTTCGGGTACGGTGAGACCGCACGAGAGCCTGACGCTGCGGATCCCGGCGGGGACGAGTACGGTCGCCTTCTACGCCGGCGGCGGTTTCCACAGCACCCTCCGACCGAGTCTCGAGCGCTGCCGCTAA
- the hemH gene encoding ferrochelatase — protein sequence MTRGPTGIVMMNLGGPKNLDEVQPFLLKLFEDREIIQLPAQNVLGPFIAKRRTKSVQDNYRDIGGGSPILKWTREQGEGMCRRLDAMSPETAPHKFYVAFRYIDPFTEDALRAMHEDGVTRAVAFTQYPQFSCATTGSSLNEVWRAARRLGLQSAFQWSVIDRWPTHPRFIEAMTETVKQGLEQFSERDRDDVVIVFSAHSLPLSVINRGDAYPAEVGATTHEVMKRLGYAYEYLISYQSEVGPVPWLGPSTETVIEELGHKKRRNVLVVGIAFTSDHIETLHELDIEYGELAHKVGITNYKRAPALNGLPLFQDALAEIVYEHLQSGEACSKMYGFRCPGCVNPQCRNILNPVAPYKRTNVTVTKETRLYRAS from the coding sequence ATGACCCGAGGCCCCACCGGAATCGTCATGATGAACCTGGGCGGTCCGAAAAACCTGGACGAAGTGCAGCCCTTTTTGCTCAAGCTCTTTGAAGACCGCGAGATCATCCAGCTCCCCGCCCAAAACGTCTTGGGCCCCTTTATCGCCAAACGCCGCACCAAGAGCGTGCAGGACAACTACCGCGATATCGGCGGCGGCAGCCCGATCCTCAAGTGGACGCGCGAGCAGGGCGAGGGGATGTGCCGCCGCCTCGACGCGATGTCGCCCGAGACGGCGCCCCACAAGTTCTACGTGGCGTTTCGCTACATCGACCCCTTTACCGAGGACGCGCTGCGGGCGATGCACGAAGACGGCGTGACGCGGGCGGTCGCCTTTACCCAGTACCCGCAGTTCTCCTGCGCGACCACCGGTTCGTCACTAAACGAGGTGTGGCGCGCGGCGCGCCGCCTCGGGTTGCAGAGCGCCTTTCAGTGGAGCGTGATCGACCGCTGGCCGACGCACCCGCGCTTTATCGAGGCGATGACCGAGACCGTCAAACAGGGGCTCGAGCAGTTTAGCGAGCGCGACCGCGACGACGTCGTCATCGTCTTTAGCGCCCACTCGCTGCCCTTAAGCGTGATCAACCGCGGCGACGCCTACCCCGCCGAGGTCGGCGCGACCACCCACGAGGTGATGAAGCGCCTCGGTTACGCCTACGAGTACCTGATCTCGTACCAGTCCGAGGTCGGACCGGTGCCGTGGCTCGGCCCGAGTACAGAGACGGTGATCGAGGAGCTCGGCCACAAAAAGCGCCGCAACGTGCTCGTCGTCGGCATCGCCTTTACCAGCGACCACATCGAGACGCTGCACGAGCTCGACATCGAGTACGGCGAGCTCGCGCACAAGGTCGGCATCACCAACTACAAGCGCGCCCCGGCGCTCAACGGGCTGCCGCTCTTTCAGGACGCGCTCGCCGAGATCGTCTACGAGCACCTGCAGTCGGGCGAGGCGTGCAGCAAGATGTACGGGTTTCGCTGCCCCGGCTGCGTCAACCCGCAGTGCCGCAACATCCTCAACCCCGTCGCCCCCTACAAGCGCACGAACGTCACGGTCACGAAAGAAACAAGGCTCTACCGGGCCTCGTAG
- a CDS encoding manganese catalase family protein, translating to MYLRIDKLQIEMPAAREADPNAAIRVQELMGGRFGEMSTLMNYTYQSFNFRGREKLKPYYDLIANIATEELGHIELVAATVNSLLNGPERPSETPDPTGTPLGFAKDAGNPHHFIASGQTILPANSLGQAWSGDYVFSSGNLILDLLHNFFLENGARTQKLRVYEMTDNPVARQMLGYLFVRGGVHALAYAKALETLTGVEMSKMLPIPKLDNSLFPEARKFEAEGSHRKLYRFSPNDYRDIAHIWQGESPDGSGPLEVVDGPPEGGHLARLDPIGESFAPEFHPEEIFEIAQKLYNKAK from the coding sequence ATGTACTTACGCATCGACAAGCTGCAGATCGAGATGCCCGCGGCGCGCGAGGCCGACCCCAACGCCGCTATCCGCGTACAGGAGCTGATGGGTGGTCGCTTCGGCGAGATGTCGACGCTGATGAACTACACCTATCAGTCGTTCAACTTCCGCGGCCGCGAAAAGCTCAAACCCTACTACGACCTCATCGCCAACATCGCTACCGAGGAGCTCGGCCACATCGAGTTGGTCGCGGCCACGGTGAACTCCCTCCTCAACGGGCCCGAGCGCCCCAGCGAAACCCCCGACCCGACGGGCACCCCGCTCGGGTTCGCCAAAGACGCGGGCAACCCGCACCACTTCATCGCTAGCGGCCAGACCATCTTGCCGGCCAACTCGCTCGGTCAGGCCTGGAGTGGCGACTACGTGTTCTCGAGCGGCAACCTTATCCTCGACTTGCTGCACAACTTCTTCCTGGAAAACGGCGCCCGCACCCAGAAGCTGCGGGTGTACGAGATGACCGACAACCCGGTCGCGCGCCAGATGCTCGGCTACCTCTTCGTCCGCGGCGGGGTGCACGCGCTCGCCTACGCCAAGGCGCTCGAAACGCTGACCGGCGTCGAGATGTCGAAAATGCTCCCGATCCCCAAACTCGACAACTCGCTCTTCCCCGAAGCGCGCAAGTTCGAGGCCGAAGGGTCGCACCGCAAGCTCTACCGCTTTAGCCCGAACGACTACCGCGACATCGCCCACATCTGGCAGGGTGAGTCGCCCGACGGTAGCGGTCCGCTCGAGGTCGTCGACGGCCCGCCCGAGGGGGGGCACCTCGCGCGCCTCGACCCCATCGGCGAGTCGTTCGCGCCGGAGTTTCACCCCGAAGAGATCTTCGAGATCGCCCAGAAGCTCTACAACAAGGCGAAGTAA
- a CDS encoding LysR family transcriptional regulator, which translates to MTLTQLKYLVAVAETGHFAEAAQRCGVTQPTLSMQLQKLERSLGIVLFDRRKKPVEPTEAGATLVAQARRVLHECARLEGLAQEARGTVTGELRLGILPTLAPYLLPLVVPRFLRRYPGVHLRVREATTAQLIGELVGNGLDLGLASDHEPHAALLSQPLFREPFVAFLAPEHRLAPHREIPTSALHVSDMWLLSEGHCLRDQTLRLCRGGELACGTRRSLHFESGNLQTLVKLVKQSGGMTLLPLLATLDLSDGERRTYVRPLVPTPQREVWALTSRTSAQRPLFRAFITTVLEALPENLAAL; encoded by the coding sequence ATGACACTCACCCAGCTCAAGTACCTGGTCGCCGTGGCCGAAACGGGACACTTCGCCGAGGCGGCGCAGCGCTGCGGGGTCACCCAACCGACCCTAAGCATGCAGCTGCAAAAGTTGGAGCGCTCGCTCGGCATCGTGCTCTTTGATCGTCGCAAAAAACCCGTCGAACCGACCGAAGCGGGGGCTACACTCGTCGCGCAGGCGCGGCGGGTGCTGCACGAGTGCGCGCGCCTCGAGGGGCTCGCCCAAGAGGCGCGCGGCACCGTCACGGGCGAGCTGCGCCTAGGGATCTTACCGACGCTCGCCCCCTATCTGCTGCCTTTGGTCGTCCCCCGCTTTCTGCGGCGCTACCCCGGCGTTCACCTGCGCGTCCGCGAGGCGACCACCGCGCAACTCATCGGCGAGCTCGTGGGTAACGGGCTCGACCTCGGCCTCGCGTCGGACCACGAGCCGCACGCAGCGCTCCTCTCGCAGCCCCTCTTCCGGGAGCCGTTCGTCGCCTTTCTCGCGCCCGAGCACCGCCTCGCCCCCCACCGCGAGATCCCGACGAGCGCGCTGCACGTCAGCGACATGTGGCTCCTCAGCGAGGGGCACTGTTTGCGCGACCAGACCCTGAGGCTCTGTCGAGGGGGGGAGCTCGCCTGCGGGACGCGCCGCTCGCTGCACTTCGAGAGCGGCAACCTGCAGACGCTCGTCAAACTGGTCAAGCAGAGCGGGGGGATGACGCTGCTCCCTCTGCTCGCCACCCTGGATCTCAGCGACGGCGAGCGGCGCACCTACGTGCGGCCGCTCGTCCCGACGCCGCAGCGCGAGGTGTGGGCGCTCACCAGCCGCACCTCCGCCCAACGCCCGCTCTTCCGGGCGTTTATCACGACCGTTTTGGAGGCGCTGCCGGAGAACCTCGCGGCCCTCTAG
- the hemF gene encoding oxygen-dependent coproporphyrinogen oxidase, protein MPEPLTSHLAAPATTSRRERVVALMRAAQARLTAAFEALDGQATFRPHTWERPGGGGGTAKVLEGGRVLERGGINVSAVCGDAVPPSLAATHPGTEGKPFFATGLSMVLHPLNPYAPAFHANYRYFEVTEVSSRGHEIAPRVWWFGGGADMTPNYPFEEDVIHFHRTLKAQCDRHDVGDYETLKRACDDYFFIRHRGEMRGVGGIFFDELSPIGQGDFERDFAFVADGLDTILEAYLPLLARRHATPYGERERRWQLLRRGRYVEFNLVYDRGTLFGLQTGGNIEAILMSMPPFAHWAFDYAPEPGSPEAAMLAFLQPRDWASAGSERLP, encoded by the coding sequence ATGCCTGAACCGTTGACGAGCCACCTAGCCGCACCCGCAACGACGAGCCGCCGAGAGCGCGTGGTCGCGCTTATGCGCGCGGCGCAGGCCAGACTCACCGCCGCTTTCGAGGCGCTCGACGGCCAGGCGACCTTCCGGCCGCACACCTGGGAGCGCCCCGGCGGCGGTGGGGGGACGGCCAAGGTGCTCGAGGGGGGGCGCGTCTTGGAGCGCGGCGGCATCAACGTCTCGGCGGTTTGCGGCGACGCGGTGCCGCCGAGCCTCGCGGCGACCCACCCCGGCACCGAAGGCAAACCCTTTTTCGCCACGGGTCTTTCGATGGTGCTCCACCCGCTCAACCCCTACGCGCCCGCCTTTCACGCCAACTACCGCTACTTTGAGGTGACCGAGGTCTCCTCTCGGGGTCACGAGATAGCGCCTCGGGTCTGGTGGTTCGGCGGCGGCGCCGACATGACGCCCAACTACCCCTTCGAGGAGGACGTCATCCACTTTCACCGCACCCTTAAAGCGCAGTGCGACCGCCACGACGTCGGCGACTACGAGACGCTCAAACGGGCCTGCGACGACTACTTCTTTATCCGCCACCGCGGCGAGATGCGCGGCGTCGGGGGGATCTTCTTCGACGAGCTGTCGCCCATAGGCCAAGGGGACTTCGAGCGCGACTTCGCCTTCGTCGCCGACGGTCTAGACACCATTCTGGAGGCCTATCTGCCGCTTCTAGCGCGGCGCCACGCCACCCCCTACGGCGAACGTGAGCGGCGCTGGCAGCTCCTGCGGCGGGGCCGCTACGTCGAGTTCAACCTGGTGTACGACCGCGGCACGCTCTTTGGCCTCCAGACGGGGGGCAACATCGAGGCGATCCTCATGTCCATGCCGCCCTTTGCTCACTGGGCGTTTGACTACGCGCCCGAACCGGGGAGCCCCGAGGCGGCGATGCTGGCCTTTCTCCAACCGCGCGACTGGGCGAGCGCCGGGAGCGAGAGGCTCCCCTAG
- the hemE gene encoding uroporphyrinogen decarboxylase — MSLFLEAARGQDTARAPIWIMRQAGRYLSEYRALRARYSFWEMCRTPELAAEVTLQPLRRFDLDAAILFQDIMTPLPPMGVEIDFSPGPVLKEPVRSAQQVRALRVPEGGEIAPFVAEAIRLIRAESPVPLIGFGGAPLTLATYLVQGSGSKDYDEFRQFLRYAPETAHALLDKLTDLSVRYLKVQLQAGAQAVQLFDSWAGLHDARVYREFAKPYNTRIFEALAAFGVPRLYIAVGALHLYGEIKDLPCEVVSVDWRVPLSHVRPLLPGKTLQGNLDPAVLLAPEGVLRAEAERVLREGLGGPHIFNLGHGIMRQTDPERLAQLVAVVREFDRRAHTTPEELSHA, encoded by the coding sequence ATGAGCCTTTTTCTCGAGGCGGCGCGCGGTCAGGACACGGCGCGCGCCCCCATCTGGATCATGCGCCAAGCGGGGCGCTACTTGAGCGAGTACCGCGCGCTCCGAGCGCGCTACAGCTTCTGGGAGATGTGCCGCACCCCCGAGCTGGCCGCTGAAGTGACCCTCCAACCCCTGCGCCGCTTCGACCTCGACGCCGCCATCTTGTTTCAAGACATCATGACGCCCCTGCCGCCGATGGGCGTCGAGATCGACTTCTCCCCCGGCCCCGTGCTCAAAGAGCCCGTGCGCAGCGCCCAGCAGGTGCGCGCGCTGCGCGTCCCCGAAGGGGGCGAGATCGCCCCCTTCGTCGCCGAGGCGATCCGGCTGATCCGCGCCGAGAGCCCGGTGCCTTTAATCGGCTTCGGCGGCGCCCCCCTGACGCTCGCGACCTATCTCGTACAGGGGAGCGGCTCCAAGGACTACGACGAGTTTCGCCAGTTCCTGCGCTACGCCCCCGAGACGGCGCACGCCCTGCTCGACAAACTCACCGACCTCTCGGTGCGCTACCTCAAGGTGCAGCTCCAGGCGGGCGCGCAGGCGGTGCAGCTCTTCGACTCGTGGGCGGGGCTGCACGACGCGCGCGTCTACCGCGAGTTCGCCAAACCGTACAACACCCGCATCTTCGAGGCGCTCGCCGCGTTCGGCGTCCCCAGGCTCTACATCGCCGTCGGCGCGCTGCACCTCTACGGGGAGATCAAAGACCTGCCGTGCGAGGTCGTCAGCGTCGACTGGCGCGTCCCGCTCTCGCACGTCAGGCCGCTGCTGCCCGGCAAAACGCTCCAGGGCAACCTCGACCCCGCGGTGCTGCTCGCACCCGAAGGGGTGCTGCGCGCGGAGGCCGAGCGGGTGCTGCGCGAGGGCCTCGGCGGACCGCACATCTTCAACCTGGGCCACGGCATCATGCGGCAGACCGACCCCGAGCGCCTAGCGCAGCTCGTCGCGGTCGTGCGGGAGTTTGACCGGCGCGCCCACACCACGCCAGAGGAGCTCAGCCATGCCTGA
- a CDS encoding response regulator transcription factor, whose protein sequence is MTLPTTSTRKQHTTERATILIVEDERAIAEVVADNLRDEGYRTLVASDGPSGLERWRAERPDLVILDVMLPQLSGFDLCRTRRTEGDATPVLFLSAKGHPEDRVAGLRAGGDDYLPKPFHLPEFLLRVENLLRRRGWGGEHGASAAASDTALRFGGHTVDFRSWTASLADGRTELLSERELKILQLLSSRRGEVVSRDDILDAVWGDDAFPSSRTVDNFVVRLRRLFEPDPARPIYFHTVWGVGYRFTPEGEA, encoded by the coding sequence ATGACCCTCCCCACGACGTCCACCCGCAAGCAGCACACCACCGAGCGCGCCACGATCCTTATCGTCGAGGACGAACGCGCCATCGCCGAGGTTGTCGCCGACAACCTGCGCGACGAGGGCTACCGCACCCTGGTCGCGAGCGACGGCCCGAGCGGGCTCGAGCGTTGGCGCGCGGAGCGCCCGGATCTGGTCATCTTGGACGTGATGCTGCCGCAGCTCTCCGGCTTCGACCTCTGCCGCACCCGCCGCACGGAGGGCGACGCCACCCCGGTGCTCTTTTTGAGCGCCAAAGGGCACCCCGAAGACCGCGTCGCGGGGCTGCGCGCGGGGGGCGACGACTACCTCCCCAAACCCTTTCACCTCCCCGAATTTTTGCTGCGCGTCGAGAACCTCCTGCGGCGCCGCGGTTGGGGCGGGGAGCACGGGGCGAGCGCCGCCGCCTCCGACACCGCGCTGCGCTTCGGCGGCCACACGGTCGACTTTCGCAGCTGGACCGCCTCGCTCGCCGACGGGCGCACCGAGCTCCTAAGCGAGCGTGAACTCAAGATCCTGCAGCTTCTCAGCAGCCGCCGCGGCGAGGTCGTGAGCCGCGACGACATCTTAGACGCCGTGTGGGGCGACGACGCCTTCCCGAGCAGCCGCACCGTGGACAACTTCGTCGTACGCCTGCGCCGCCTTTTCGAGCCGGACCCGGCGCGCCCGATCTACTTCCACACCGTGTGGGGGGTGGGGTACCGCTTTACTCCCGAGGGGGAGGCCTAG